The following proteins are encoded in a genomic region of Liolophura sinensis isolate JHLJ2023 chromosome 5, CUHK_Ljap_v2, whole genome shotgun sequence:
- the LOC135465599 gene encoding endonuclease/exonuclease/phosphatase family domain-containing protein 1-like, giving the protein MGAVNSCWTPHRREFSENHVSTPKEKGHRRNLSAAFNLSLMAQDMDASCNLLNINTATEEELMTLPGINRHTAQNIVEYRRRILGFKKVEDLALVSGVGATKLSQIRDEITVSSKKSSSSRGSSVENSNLDLSPSEREVRRTAAGNPPKLVNVNTANVFQLMKVKGIGQAIAENIVSYRDKKGPFKSLDDLDKVKRIGPALLGSVRYQLTLTEPTGASPNSPEAPSPYANGDVSNNLPAFNVHGTGDANANCIHHTAELNKDTLNLTASQNDLFDILGPLARRPSRPDVKPYTFKHQSRRCLRLASWNLQQCGVDKASNPGVRDVICMTILENGFSVVAFQELADKDALQKICDELNYPVLPNVKRWSGHRGSWDCVTSEPAGRMFRSTEYNGFLYDKSQKVSLLSSALLDGKDNGRRAFTRKPFVGVFKLGRVDCVLVSVHLKATGLQNEDRDRLGQEVDRVSDVIHSLNIHFPGEHDVVIMGDFNLTPGADDFVELKEKGYKNCIPADTYTNISTSRPEGSKSYDNIWVANQTKSVLTGEGGVIRDGLHSPWIPDGWKWGGVVSDHCPVWTELYSSQDLDRGDLSAGADKITFFTGDD; this is encoded by the exons ATGGGAGCCGTCAACAGCTGCTGGACCCCGCACCGCCGGGAGTTCAGCGAGAACCATGTGAGCACACCAAAGGAAAAGGGGCATCGGCGGAACCTGAGTGCAGCGTTTAACCTGTCACTGATGGCGCAGGACATGGACGCCTCGTGTAACCTGCTTAACATCAACACGGCCACAGAGGAGGAGCTGATGACCCTACCAGGCATTAACCGACACACGGCCCAGAACATAGTCGAATACCGTCGCAGGATCCTAGGCTTCAAGAAGGTAGAGGACTTAGCTCTGGTGTCAGGCGTGGGAGCCACGAAACTAAGCCAGATCCGCGATGAAATCACCGTGTCCAGCAAGAAATCCAGCAGCTCTAGGGGCAGCTCTGTGGAGAACTCCAACCTGGACCTCAGTCCATCTGAGAGGGAAGTCCGCAGGACGGCTGCAGGTAACCCACCTAAACTGGTGAATGTCAACACTGCCAACGTGTTCCAGCTGATGAAGGTGAAGGGCATTGGGCAGGCAATAGCAGAGAACATTGTGTCATATCGGGACAAAAAGGGCCCGTTTAAGTCCCTGGATGACCTTGATAAGGTTAAGAGGATCGGCCCAGCTTTGTTAGGGTCTGTCCGCTATCAGTTGACACTTACAGAACCCACAGGTGCTTCGCCTAACTCTCCCGAAGCCCCTTCGCCTTACGCCAACGGGGATGTATCTAATAACTTACCTGCCTTCAATGTGCATGGTACAGGAGATGCCAATGCCAACTGTATTCACCATACAGCAGAGTTAAACAAAGACACGTTAAACCTAACAGCTTCTCAGAATGACTTGTTCGACATTCTTGGCCCATTGGCGAGAAGGCCATCGCGGCCGGATGTCAAACCTTACACATTCAAGCACCAGAGCCGTAGGTGTCTGCGGTTGGCTTCGTGGAACCTTCAACAGTGCGGTGTAGACAAGGCGAGTAACCCAGGCGTGAGGGACGTGATCTGTATGACTATCCTGGAGAATGG GTTCAGTGTGGTGGCCTTCCAGGAACTGGCCGATAAAGATGCTCTACAAAAG ATCTGTGATGAACTCAACTACCCTGTGTTACCCAACGTGAAGCGGTGGAGCGGCCACAGAGGCTCGTGGGACTGCGTGACCTCTGAACCTGCTGGCAGGATGTTCAGG TCTACAGAATATAATGGGTTTTTATACGACAAGTCTCAGAAGGTCTCACTTCTCAGTTCTGCTCTGCTAGATGGGAAGGACAACGGAAGGAGAGCTTTTACCAGAAAACCATTTGTTGGGGTATTTAAG TTAGGGAGAGTGGACTGTGTTCTGGTGAGCGTCCACCTGAAGGCTACAGGCCTGCAGAATGAGGACAGAGACAGACTCGGTCAGGAGGTGGACAGAGTGTCCGATGTGATACACTCCCTCAACATACACTTCCCAG GTGAACATGATGTGGTGATTATGGGAGACTTCAACCTGACCCCAGGGGCAGATG ATTTTGTTGAGCTGAAGGAGAAGGGATATAAGAACTGTATACCAGCTGACACCTACACCAACATCAGCACATCCAGGCCAGAGGGCAGCAAGAGTTACGACAACATCTGGGTGGCCAATCAGACGAAATCTGTTCTGACAG GGGAGGGTGGTGTAATAAGAGATGGTCTCCACAGCCCCTGGATCCCAGACGGGTGGAAGTGGGGCGGGGTGGTCAGTGACCATTGCCCTGTGTGGACTGAGCTTTACTCCAGCCAAGATTTAGACCGAGGTGACCTCTCTGCAGGTGCTGACAAAATTACCTTCTTTACAGGAGATGACTGA